Proteins from a genomic interval of Equus quagga isolate Etosha38 chromosome 11, UCLA_HA_Equagga_1.0, whole genome shotgun sequence:
- the BAHCC1 gene encoding LOW QUALITY PROTEIN: BAH and coiled-coil domain-containing protein 1 (The sequence of the model RefSeq protein was modified relative to this genomic sequence to represent the inferred CDS: deleted 1 base in 1 codon): protein MALQIPHTRPSQPSLRALWLDLGQEVGESSGEHCQPFLTLGRNWCLNLPAPGRRTWPLVDGVGVGAILGGFAVTGGRQDLWTLSVTIGARVGSFSRLGCLGFEDKSPRELGAGESALRGAPWWGCCPDSLSPPVSTASSRLMGNSPASSFMGSFLTGSLGSAASAHPSGPAPSPSEQAYRGPHPTASQIWFSHSHEAPGYPRFSGSLASTFLPMSHLDHHGNSNVLYGQHRFYGTQKDNFYLRNLPPQPTLLPANHNFPGVARAAPGHPIGSCSRDRGEASPLQKGAKEFDRFVMGKELGREKAGKAAEGKERPVAEDDGGKERHKLVLPVPADGHCKEGTAAPRGTCEGRPKHLASCLLNTKVLNGDMGKAALASCAGGVLARSSMGVAASGRCTKEAAGPAEPGPAFSECLERRQMLHHAVSYTVPSGLPAGPPPPLSTATGSFPCLQLHGSPDGLCPLQDKVPRDLKASGPTFVPSVGHLADKSRPFQAAEACAVAGEGKDRHLDGAVAPDHTTPFGVSYAHLKAEGKGERRPGGFEAALNPRLKGLEYLNSAGPEAPFPGLPKGSLDKGGYFELPAPSQDCARPVHQDPLGGKVTQACCTLDKTASKEVPVGPAGAQKVARIRHQQHLVAPEVEPGASGVEAKRKSLELASLGYGGPHLPPWSVQSSQGTTMAISEERKGGAYLDPFGGGLQQAALLSQDLPAPPDEVSAMKSLLKYSSHALVVGQKAPFVGLGGLKASCAQQDVKFPASKGPGQAPGEVERPDCARSREHDAPHGDGEVRQPPVGIAVALARQKDTVSRPETAYGASTGRQGRAAPTFKAGGGPRTTHALDLEAEEERARLCEDRLGLSGRELLLQDNKDLVEFTRIHPSGSCPGDLAPHLMIGSSSSLQSSQLGGDPAPHPHPAHPPWLPRTRSPSLWMGGHSYGLGHPALHQNLPPGFPASVPGSMPSVFPLSQDAPAQLVILPSEPTPHPAPHALADVMDQASLWPPMYGSRGPASHMQHPGQLPVYSRSQFLRQQELYALQQQQQQQQQQQQQQQQQQQQQQQQRAAQALELQRAAQFQRKPEDHHLELEEPAQEKALKSTHKPVALTPSAKGAPSPATAGPAKLPPCCHSPAPQPPASCPTPPPRPSAPCTLSLCPTGSPGPGSKLSSTEDKSGEARRPGADLSVLEPELPPGCTCPVAGSGCSLPLNVHSSDLSDPKTMQTATPGAQPEPTRTFPPREPPPRSPPSLEEPGLPSGAREATQDLATTPYPAEQGPPGKAADPSPLEGLRELQFGPFLRGGGPEATGQANSTQGGAREERTTEEGREEREQGPSSGAGPQALEQQAGSPGALDKAKPGERQAPGEAEPAAKAEAKFQEDELEEEEEDWGSTPDSRHLPRTLLGLDALVAATIDLGDLPAVGLLDPQPCTVPGPPSTAPLPHSSGIHGIALLSELADLEIQQRRSEPALPEEEDVLAFNLQRLATLASAWSLVEAAGLDSPASSAQPLAADPRRAPTLTPRMQILQRKDTWTPKTKPVCPLKAAIDRLDTQEVEMRMQLAELQRRYKEKQRELARLQRRHDHEREESSRSPARRGPGRPRKRKYSSLLPALRASGPLPRGDGKKVKAVRSSLSLLCAELRGGSDEPTKKRSRLEKGVRVSLQPAPVEKVRCKKSSSQGELVSAVAHKVAQLKPKVKNKGLPTTLSPFRRKEAAPGGRIRKKLSRAQSTTVSGAARHPQPDGDGGRETPKFPAQPAEATAHEAGSGYDSETCEGLLGTEAPPKEPGLALHAGASVAALGPSPSSVVKMEANQKAKKKKERQGLLGACRLSSPESEVKIKRRTVKAKVGTKLERAPGRRPPGAPGKKKAKGKAKGGLRAEPGSTPSRDALFSPTRAFTCREEGSKLASERLKRATRKSTMLQPGLRRKNGALSIALSPRNAKAILGRGRKVAKVKNKASGKQGKGRAVSRLLESFAVEDDFEFDDSSSFSEEEEEDEEGPSGPLSAEQSAALARSCTIHKEDLQDGLAVLIPKEDSLLYAGSVRTLQPPDIYSIVIEGERGNRQRIYSLEQLLQEAVLDVRPQSSRYLPPGTRVCAYWSQKSRCLYPGNVVRGASSDEEEDLDSVVVEFDDGDTGHIAVSNIRLLPPDFKIQCTEPSPALLVSSSCRRTKKTSCEAPPPSEATAPNLSPKAHDSPEASKTPGKKSISKDKAGKAELLTSGAKPPSGASDHFLARRGSPLLSWSAVAQTKRKAVAAATAGGKGPGVLQNLFQLNGSAKKLRAREALFPVHSVATPVFGNGFRADSFSSLASSYAPFVGAGGPGLPGGAHKLLRAKKAERAEAEKGGRRRAGGEFLVKLDHEGVTSPKNKNCKALLVGDKDLGPKLGRPLPSPGYAHPALVGKDRKGRAPVHPLPVGLALRKFTGQAEYTLPCDSDCHSSYSDEEEDEPGLAPGVPSRFLARLSVSSSSSGSSTSSSSGSLSTSSLCSSDDEGSSYSSDDEDPALLLQTCLTHPVPALLAQPEALRAKGSGPHAHAQRCFLSRAAVASGGAGPSGSKSKLKRKEAMSFSKAKELSRRQRLPSVENRPKISAFLPARQLWKWSGSPTQRRGMKGKARKLFYKAIVRGKETLRVGDCAVFLSAGRPHLPYVGRIESMWESWGSNMVVRVKWFYHPEETKLGKRQSDGKNALYQSCHEDENDVQTISHKCQVVGREQYEQMTRSRKYQDRRDLYYLAGTYDPTTGRLVTADGVPILC, encoded by the exons AGAACCTGGCCCCTGGTtgatggggtgggagtgggcGCCATTCTTGGGGGTTTTGCAGTAACAGGAGGGCGTCAGGACCTCTGGACCCTGAGTGTGACCATCGGGGCTCGAGTGGGTAGCTTCTCCCGCCTGGGCTGCTTGGGATTTGAAGACAAAAGCCCCAGGGAGCTTGGGGCTGGAGAGTCGGCCCTGAGAGGGGCTCCTTGGTGGGGGTGCTGCCCAGACTCACTCTCGCCCCCTGTGTCCACAGCCAGCAGCCGTCTGATGGGCAACTCTCCGGCCTCTTCTTTTATGGGCAGTTTCCTCACTGGCAGCCTGGGCTCGGCGGCCTCTGCGCACCCCAgtggccccgccccctccccctcggAGCAGGCCTACCGtggcccccaccccaccgccTCCCAGATCTGGTTCTCCCACTCGCACGAAG CTCCAGGGTACCCCAGATTTTCGGGGAGTCTGGCATCCACCTTCCTACCCATGAGCCACTTGGATCACCATGGAAACAGCAATGTTCTCTATGGGCAACATCGTTTCTATGGAACCCAAAAAG ATAACTTCTACCTGCGCAACCTGCCCCCCCAGCCCACGCTCCTCCCTGCCAACCACAACTTCCCCGGCGTGGCCCGGGCTGCCCCTGGCCACCCCATTGGCTCCTGCAGCCGAGACCGGGGCGAGGCCAGCCCCCTGCAGAAGGGCGCCAAGGAGTTTGACCGCTTCGTCATGGGCAAagagctgggcagagagaaggcTGGCAAGGCAGCAGAGGGCAAGGAGCGGCCAGTCGCAGAGGACGACGGTGGCAAGGAGCGCCACAAGCTGGTGCTGCCCGTGCCGGCTGACGGGCACTGCAAAGAGGGCACTGCCGCACCCCGGGGCACCTGCGAGGGCCGCCCCAAGCACCTGGCCTCCTGCCTGCTCAACACCAAGGTGCTCAACGGCGATATGGGCAAGGCTGCCCTGGCCAGCTGTGCAGGGGGCGTGCTGGCGAGGTCCAGCATGGGCGTGGCAGCCTCGGGCCGCTGCACCAAGGAGGCAGCGGGCCCCGCGGAGCCCGGGCCGGCCTTCAGCGAGTGCCTGGAGCGGCGGCAAATGCTGCACCACGCCGTGTCCTACACTGTGCCGTCTGGCCTGCCCGCTGGGCCCCCCCCGCCCCTCAGCACAGCCACCGGTTCCTTCCCCTGCCTGCAGCTGCATGGCAGCCCAGATGGGCTCTGCCCACTGCAGGACAAAGTCCCCCGGGACCTGAAGGCCAGCGGGCCCACCTTCGTGCCTTCTGTGGGACACCTGGCCGACAAGAGCCGCCCCTTCCAGGCGGCCGAGGCCTGTGCCGTGGCAGGTGAGGGCAAAGATCGGCACCTGGATGGGGCTGTGGCCCCTGACCACACCACACCCTTTGGGGTCTCCTATGCCCACCTGAAGGCCGAGGGCAAGGGTGAGCGGCGGCCTGGGGGCTTCGAGGCGGCCCTCAACCCCCGGCTAAAGGGTCTGGAGTATCTCAACAGTGCAGGCCCCGAGGCCCCCTTCCCTGGGCTCCCCAAAGGCAGTCTGGACAAAGGCGGCTACTTCGAGTTGCCCGCCCCATCACAGGACTGTGCCCGGCCGGTTCATCAGGACCCGCTGGGTGGGAAGGTCACTCAGGCCTGCTGCACTTTAGACAAGACTGCCAGCAAGGAGGTGCCCGTGGGTCCCGCTGGGGCCCAGAAGGTGGCCCGGATCCGGCATCAGCAACACTTGGTGGCCCCTGAGGTGGAGCCGGGGGCCAGTGGGGTCGAGGCCAAGCGCAAGTCTCTGGAGCTGGCATCTCTGGGCTATGGTGGGCCCCACCTGCCCCCGTGGAGCGTCCAGTCAAGCCAGGGCACCACCATGGCCATCAGCGAGGAGCGCAAGGGCGGCGCCTACCTGGACCCGTTCGGCGGCGGCCTGCAGCAGGCAGCTCTTCTGTCCCAGGACCTGCCCGCCCCGCCCGACGAGGTCTCGGCCATGAAGAGCCTCCTCAAGTACAGCAGCCACGCGCTGGTCGTGGGCCAGAAGGCGCCCTTTGTGGGCCTGGGTGGCCTCAAGGCCAGCTGTGCCCAGCAGGACGTGAAGTTTCCGGCCTCCaagggcccaggccaggcccccgGTGAGGTGGAGAGGCCCGACTGTGCCCGAAGCCGGGAACACGACGCCCCACACGGCGATGGAGAGGTGCGCCAGCCGCCCGTAGGCATCGCGGTGGCCTTGGCCCGGCAGAAGGACACAGTGAGCCGACCTGAGACGGCCTATGGTGCCAGCACTGGGCGGCAGGGCCGGGCAGCCCCCACCTTCAAAG CTGGTGGAGGGCCCCGCACCACCCACGCGCTGGACCTGGAGGCCGAGGAGGAAAGGGCGCGCCTGTGTGAGGACCGTCTGGGGCTCTCGGGCCGTGAGCTGCTGCTGCA GGACAACAAGGACCTCGTGGAATTCACCCGGATCCACCCGTCAGGCAGCTGCCCCGGAGATCTGGCCCCTCACCTCATGATCGGCAGCAGCTCCTCTCTGCAGAGCAGCCAGCTGGGCGGGgacccagccccccacccccaccctgcacaCCCCCCCTGGCTGCCCCGCACCCGTAGCCCCTCCTTGTGGATGGGGGGACATTCTTACG GCCTTGGGCACCCTGCCCTGCACCAGAACTTGCCCCCTGGCTTCCCTGCCTCTGTGCCCGGCTCCATGCCCTCCGTCTTCCCCCTCTCCCAGGATGCCCCTGCACAGCTAGTCATCCTACCCTCAGAGCCCacgccccaccccgccccccatgCACTTG CTGATGTCATGGACCAGGCCTCGCTGTGGCCCCCCATGTACGGGAGCCGGGGTCCCGCCTCCCACATGCAGCACCCAGGTCAGCTCCCCGTCTACTCGCGGTCCCAGTTCCTGCGGCAGCAGGAGCTCTACgccctgcagcagcagcagcagcaacaacagcagcagcagcaacaacagcagcagcagcagcagcagcagcagcagcagcgggcTGCCCAGGCCCTGGAGCTGCAGCGGGCCGCCCAGTTCCAG CGGAAGCCCGAGGACCACCACCTGGAGCTGGAGGAGCCCGCCCAGGAGAAGGCCCTGAAGTCCACTCACAAGCCAGTTGCCTTAACCCCCTCGGCCAAGGGCGCCCCCTCACCTGCCACTGCAGGCCCCGCCAAGCTGCCACCCTGCTGCCACTCGCCCGCCCCGCAGCCCCCTGCCAGCTGCCCCACACCGCCGCCGCGTCCCAGCGCCCCGTGCACTTTATCCCTCTGCCCCACCGGCAGCCCCGGGCCTGGCTCCAAGCTGTCCAGCACCGAGGACAAGAGTGGGGAGGCCCGGCGGCCCGGAGCCGACCTCAGCGTGTTGGAACCAG AGCTGCCTCCCGGATGCACGTGCCCTGTGGCTGGCTCGGGCTGCTCTCTGCCCCTCAACGTGCACTCATCTGACCTCTCGGACCCCAAAACTATGCAAACCGCCACCCCTGGGGCCCAGCCTGAGCCAACGAGGACATTCCCACCCAGGGAGCCA CCCCCCCGCAGTCCCCCGAGCCTCGAGGAGCCTGGGCTGCCCTCAGGCGCCAGGGAGGCCACCCAGGACCTTGCCACCACCCCCTACCCTGCAGAGCAGGGACCCCCGGGGAAGGCAGCAGACCCCAGCCCACTGGAAGGGCTGCGAGAACTGCAATTCGGGCCCTTCCTCAGGGGAGGGGGCCCTGAGGCCACTGGCCAGGCTAATTCTACTCAGGGAGGGGCCCGAGAGGAGAGGACCacggaggaggggagggaagaaagggagcaAGGGCCCTcgtcaggggccggcccccaggccctggagcagCAGGCGGGGAGCCCGGGTGCCCTGGACAAGGCAAAGCCAGGCGAGCGGCAGGCCCCTGGGGAGGCAGAGCCGGCGGCCAAGGCCGAGGCCAAGTTCCAGGAGgatgagctggaggaggaggaggaggactgggGATCGACTCCTGACAGCAGGCACCTGCCCAGGACACTGCTGGGCCTGGATGCCCTAGTGGCTGCCACCATCGACCTGGGGGATCTGCCCGCTGTTGGCCTGCTGGACCCTCAGCCCTGCACTGTCCCTGGGCCGCCCAGCACAGCCCCTCTGCCCCATAGCTCAGGAATTCACGGAATCGCCCTGCTCAGCGAGCTGGCTGACCTGGAGATCCAGCAGCGGAGGAGTGAGCCAGCCCTGCCAG AGGAGGAGGATGTCCTGGCTTTCAACCTGCAGCGCCTGGCCACGCTGGCCTCAGCCTGGTCCCTGGTGGAGGCCGCTGGCCTGGACAGCCCTGCCTCCTCAGCCCAGCCCCTTGCTGCCGACCCCCGCAGGGCTCCCACGCTCACCCCCCGCATGCAGATCCTGCAGCGCAAGGACACCTGGACCCCCAAGACCAAGCCT GTATGCCCACTGAAGGCCGCCATCGACCGGCTAGACACGCAGGAGGTGGAGATGCGCATGCAGCTGGCAGAGCTGCAGCGGCGCTACAAGGAGAAGCAGCGGGAGCTGGCCCGCCTGCAGCGCAGGCATGACCACGA gagagaggagagctcGAGGAGCCCTGCGAGGCGAGGGCCGGGCCGGCCAAGGAAGCGCAAATACTCCAGCTTGCTGCCTGCCCTGCGAGCCAGCGGCCCACTCCCCAGGGGCGATGGCAAGAAGGTCAA AGCCGTGCGGTCCAGCCtgagcctactgtgtgctgagcTGCGGGGCGGCAGCGACGAGCCCACGAAGAAGCGGAGCCGACTGGAAAAGGGCGTCCGTGTGAGCCTGCAGCCCGCCCCTGTG GAGAAGGTTCGGTGCAAGAAGAGCAGTAGTCAGGGCGAGCTGGTGTCCGCAGTGGCCCACAAGGTGGCCCAGCTGAAGCCGAAAGTCAAGAACAAGGGGCTGCCCACCACCCTCAGTCCCTTCCGGCGGAAAGAGGCTGCCCCAGGTGGGCGAATTCGGAAGAAGTTGTCTCGAGCCCAGAGCACTACAGTGTCTGGGGCAGCCCGGCACCCACAGCCCGACGGTGACGGCGGCAGGGAGACACCCAAGTTCCCTGCCCAGCCGGCAGAGGCCACGGCACACGAGGCAG gCAGTGGCTATGACAGTGAGACCTGCGAAGGTCTCTTAGGGACAGAGGCACCCCCCAAGGAGCCTGGGCTGGCTCTGCATGctggggccagtgtggctgcGCTGGGGCCCTCGCCCTCCTCCGTGGTCAAGATGGAAGCCAACCAGAAagccaagaagaagaaagagcgACAGGGCTTGCTGG ggGCCTGCCGCCTGTCCAGCCCAGAGAGCGAGGTCAAGATCAAGAGGCGGACGGTGAAGGCCAAGGTGGGCACCAAGCTGGAGCGGGCCCCGGGGCGCAGGCCCCCAGGCGCGCCAGGCAAGAAGAAGGCCAAGGGTAAGGCCAAAGGTGGCCTGCGGGCAGAGCCGGGGTCTACCCCCAGCAGGGACGCCCTCTTCAGCCCCACCCGGGCCTTTACCTGCCGCGAGGAGGGCAGCAAGCTAGCCAGCGAGCGCCTCAAGAGAGCCACACGCAAGAGCACAATGCTGCAGCCAGGACTGCGG CGGAAGAACGGGGCCCTGTCCATCGCCCTGTCGCCCCGCAATGCCAAGGCCatcctggggaggggcaggaaggtggCCAAGGTGAAAAACAAGGCCAGCGGCAAGCAG GGCAAGGGCCGGGCGGTGAGCCGGCTACTGGAGAGCTTCGCAGTGGAGGACGACTTCGAGTTTGACGACAGCAGCAGCTTctcggaggaggaggaggaggacgaggagggtCCCAGTGGCCCCCTGAGCGCAGAGCAGAGCGCCGCCCTGG CACGTTCGTGCACCATCCACAAGGAGGACCTGCAGGACGGGCTGGCTGTGCTTATCCCCAAGGAAGACAGTCTGCTGTATGCGGGCAGCGTCAGGACCCTGCAGCCCCCGGACAT CTACAGCATCGTCATCGAGGGTGAGAGAGGCAACCGGCAAAGGATCTACTCACTGGagcagctgctgcaggaggcG GTTCTTGATGTCCGGCCACAGTCCAGCCGGTACCTTCCCCCCGGTACGAGGGTCTGCGCCTACTGGAGCCAGAAGTCGCGTTGCCTGTACCCAGGCAACGTGGTCCGAG GAGCCTCCAGTGACGAGGAGGAGGACCTGGACTCAGTGGTGGTGGAGTTTGACGACGGGGACACCGGCCACATCGCCGTCTCCAACATCAGGCTGCTGCCTCCGGACTTCAAGATCCAGT GCACAGAGCCCTCGCCGGCCCTGCTGGTGTCCAGCAGCTGCCGGAGGACTAAGAAAACTTCCTGCGAGGCCCCCCCACCCAGCGAGGCCACTGCCCCCAACCTGTCACCCAAGGCACATGACAGCCCTGAGGCCTCGAAGACCCCCGGGAAGAAATCCATCAGCAAAGACAAAGCTG GCAAAGCAGAGCTGCTAACCTCAGGTGCCAAGCCCCCCTCAGGGGCCTCAGACCACTTCCTGGCCCGCCGGGGCAGCCCTCTGCTGAGCTGGTCGGCAGTGGCACAGACCAAGCGGAAGGCAGTGGCCGCAGCGACGGCGGGCGGCAAGGGGCCGGGCGTGCTGCAGAACCTCTTCCAGCTCAACGGCAGCGCCAAGAAGCTGCGGGCCCGCGAGGCGCTGTTCCCTGTGCACAGCGTGGCCACACCCGTGTTCGGCAATGGTTTCCGTGCCGactccttcagcagcctggccAGCTCCTACGCGCCCTTCGTCGGCGCAGGCGGGCCGGGCCTGCCCGGGGGCGCCCACAAGCTGCTGCGGGCCAAGAAAGCCGAGCGGGCCGAGGCCGAGAagggcgggcggcggcgggcgggcggcgagTTCCTGGTCAAGCTGGACCACGAGGGCGTGACCTCCCCCAAGAATAAGAACTGCAAAGCGCTGCTCGTGGGCGACAAGGACCTCGGGCCCAAGCTGGGGcggcccctgcccagcccaggctaCGCACACCCAGCCCTCGTGGGCAAGGACAGGAAGGGCCGGGCACCCGTCCACCCGTTGCCCGTGGGGCTGGCGCTGCGCAAGTTCACGGGCCAGGCCGAGTACACGCTACCCTGCGACAGTGACTGCCACAGCTCCTACTCGGACGAGGAGGAGGACGAGCCCGGGCTGGCCCCCGGCGTGCCCTCCCGCTTCCTCGCCCGCCTATCcgtgtcctcctcctcctcgggctcgtccacctcctcctcctcgggCTCCCTGtccacctccagcctctgctcctcgGACGACGAGGGCTCCTCCTACAGCTCGGACGATGAGGACCCGGCCCTGCTGCTGCAGACCTGCCTCACCCACCCAGTGCCCGCCCTCCTGGCCCAGCCCGAGGCCCTGCGTGCCAAGGGCAGTGGCCCCCACGCGCATGCCCAGCGCTGCTTCCTGTCCCGGGCCGCGGTGGCCAGCGGGGGCGCGGGCCCCAGCGGCAGCAAATCCAAGCTCAAGCGCAAGGAGGCCATGAGCTTCTCCAAAGCCAAAGAGCTTTCCCGGAGGCAACGGCTGCCCTCCGTGGAGAACCGGCCAAAGATCTCAGCCTTCCTGCCCGCCCGGCAGCTCTGGAAGTGGTCGGGGAGCCCCACGCAG AGGCGGGGCATGAAGGGGAAGGCCAGGAAGCTGTTCTACAAGGCCATCGTCCGGGGCAAGGAGACGCTGCGCGTCGGGGACTGCGCCGTCTTCCTGTCGGCCGGGCGGCCCCACCTGCCCTACGTCGGCCGCATCGAGAGCATGTGGGAGTCGTGGGGCAGCAACATGGTCGTGAGGGTCAAGTGGTTCTACCACCCAGAGGAGACCAAGCTGGGGAAGCGGCAGAGCGACGGGAAG AACGCGCTGTACCAGTCCTGCCACGAGGACGAGAATGACGTGCAGACCATCTCCCACAAGTGCCAGGTCGTGGGGCGTGAGCAGTACGAGCAGATGACGCGGAGCCGCAAGTACCAGGACCGGCGGGACCTCTACTACCTGGCGGGCACCTACGACCCCACCACGGGGCGCCTGGTGACGGCCGATGGCGTGCCCATCTTGTGCTGA